One window of the Leptospira koniambonensis genome contains the following:
- a CDS encoding DUF5683 domain-containing protein, whose protein sequence is MKNLFIIVTVIYISIHPKIEADTVYLKSEEKIENVKAKIGPEYLELSLENGKSVSLPKGAWKLLKIQPVLWTKKVPNALEELQERNRVEQLSEKGNIFTPRAEEDKISPTSNFFLGLIPGYSGLYRTENYWGAGTFTVLELAALANLVSLSSREGLHGGAFQGNTSATGSSQNAQDTIFGEAILGLLLLTDGVASSIMASSWNEGTYSGEPIRFSPKKTDWYSRAFRSLLFPGWGQIYAEESYKGITFLTLGVSLLAAGIYQDDQIRTERRDYQSDKSRVESRYLSGTLFANSYPYIPFRLDEPQFLYNIMKADHSKESLDDAKVERGRIWGALAAIWTVSLLDAIFFSGNKDKLSSGVRFNFRVQPNSQVYETRAMGMSASNTEYFAELKYNF, encoded by the coding sequence TTGAAAAACTTATTTATAATCGTTACAGTAATCTACATTTCAATTCATCCCAAAATAGAAGCAGATACTGTTTACTTAAAGTCCGAAGAAAAAATCGAAAACGTAAAAGCAAAAATTGGCCCCGAGTATCTAGAGTTAAGTTTAGAGAACGGAAAGTCAGTTTCCCTACCAAAAGGTGCATGGAAATTACTAAAAATTCAGCCCGTTCTCTGGACAAAAAAAGTTCCTAATGCTCTAGAAGAACTCCAAGAACGAAATCGTGTAGAACAATTATCCGAAAAAGGAAATATATTCACACCGAGAGCAGAAGAGGATAAAATCTCACCTACTTCTAATTTTTTCTTAGGACTGATCCCAGGATATTCAGGATTGTATAGAACTGAAAATTATTGGGGAGCTGGAACATTTACAGTTTTAGAGTTAGCCGCGCTTGCCAATTTAGTTTCTCTTTCATCGAGAGAAGGATTACATGGAGGAGCTTTTCAAGGAAACACTTCTGCTACTGGCTCTTCTCAAAATGCACAAGATACAATATTCGGAGAAGCTATTTTAGGACTTCTACTTTTGACTGACGGAGTTGCGTCCAGTATTATGGCTTCATCTTGGAATGAAGGAACTTATTCAGGAGAACCAATCAGATTTAGCCCTAAAAAGACAGACTGGTATTCGAGAGCATTTCGATCTTTATTATTTCCAGGCTGGGGACAAATTTATGCAGAAGAATCTTATAAAGGAATAACATTTCTTACTTTAGGAGTTTCTTTACTCGCAGCAGGAATTTATCAGGACGATCAAATTAGGACCGAAAGAAGAGATTATCAATCGGATAAAAGTAGAGTGGAAAGTAGATATTTATCTGGAACACTTTTTGCCAATTCGTATCCGTACATTCCATTCAGATTAGATGAACCTCAATTTTTATATAATATTATGAAAGCAGATCATTCCAAAGAAAGTTTAGATGATGCAAAAGTTGAAAGAGGGAGAATTTGGGGAGCTTTAGCGGCGATTTGGACAGTTAGCTTATTAGATGCAATTTTCTTTTCCGGCAATAAAGATAAACTTTCTTCCGGAGTTCGTTTTAATTTTAGAGTACAACCGAATAGCCAAGTCTATGAAACTCGCGCGATGGGAATGTCCGCTTCTAATACGGAATATTTTGCGGAATTAAAATATAATTTCTAA
- the eutC gene encoding ethanolamine ammonia-lyase subunit EutC gives MNPKEFWKSLTSARIGIGRSGGSIPTSELLKFRLDHARARDAVLLEPDFDTINMGLEKIFQPIGSEIVKVESLAKSREEYLLRPDLGRRISEPSRSRLESKKGKYDLALIGIDGLSAKAVDSNLISFLQVLVPILTEQKYKIAPFVLGKLGRVAIGDEIGEILGAKAVVLLIGERPGLTSADSLGMYLTFDPKLGKTDESRNCISNIRPDGLDFRKASLKTAYLLSESLRRGISGVDLKDEMAPDFLESSSKGTISKI, from the coding sequence ATGAATCCTAAAGAATTTTGGAAAAGTCTAACTTCTGCAAGAATTGGAATTGGAAGATCCGGTGGTTCTATTCCAACTTCTGAATTATTAAAATTTAGATTGGATCATGCAAGAGCAAGAGATGCAGTATTACTAGAACCAGATTTTGATACGATAAACATGGGACTCGAAAAAATTTTCCAACCAATTGGAAGCGAGATTGTAAAAGTAGAAAGTTTAGCAAAAAGTAGAGAAGAATATTTACTCAGACCAGATCTAGGCCGCAGGATCTCTGAACCTTCTCGATCTAGATTAGAATCTAAAAAAGGCAAATATGATCTTGCGTTGATTGGAATAGATGGACTTTCCGCAAAAGCCGTTGATTCAAACCTTATATCATTCTTACAAGTTTTGGTGCCAATCCTAACCGAACAAAAATATAAGATTGCTCCATTCGTTTTAGGAAAGTTAGGAAGGGTCGCAATTGGAGACGAGATAGGGGAAATATTAGGAGCCAAGGCAGTAGTGCTGCTCATTGGGGAAAGGCCGGGGCTTACTTCTGCGGATAGTTTGGGAATGTATCTAACCTTTGATCCTAAGTTAGGCAAAACAGATGAGAGCCGAAATTGTATTTCGAATATACGCCCAGATGGCTTAGATTTCCGTAAGGCATCCTTAAAAACCGCTTATTTACTTTCAGAATCTCTCAGACGGGGTATATCTGGAGTGGATCTAAAGGATGAAATGGCTCCTGATTTCTTGGAATCTTCTTCTAAAGGTACTATATCAAAAATTTGA
- a CDS encoding ethanolamine ammonia-lyase subunit EutB translates to MGYKTVLGRKSYVFPDLKTLLAKASPLRSGDQLAGIAASTQEERIAAQMALADLHLSEFLNIELIPGEKDEVTRLIFDSHDRSAFSKISSFTVGEFRDFLLRENTDSELISEIRDGITPEMAAAVSKLMSNQDLILVSKKSPIVTKFRNTIGLPGRLSARLQPNHPTDDPKGIAASILDGLLLGSGDAVIGINPATDNVPTVIALLKMLDSIIQKYSIPTQSCVLCHVTTSMKAMEEGAPLDLVFQSIGGSEALNKSFGVNLNILEESRQMALELNRGTVGNNVMYFETGQGSGLSAGAHFGIDQQTLEARAYAVAKKFDPLLVNTVVGFIGPEYLYNGKQILRAGLEDHFCGKLLGLPMGVDVCYTNHADADQDDMDTLLTLLGAAGCNYIMGVPGADDVMLSYQSTSFHDALYLRQIFGLRPAPEFESWLLEKGLFESTEQFLPKENQNRVLLEEILEDKAG, encoded by the coding sequence ATGGGTTATAAAACCGTTCTTGGTAGGAAATCCTACGTATTTCCTGATTTAAAAACCTTACTGGCTAAGGCGAGTCCACTTCGTTCTGGGGACCAATTGGCTGGGATTGCCGCTTCTACACAAGAAGAAAGAATCGCTGCCCAAATGGCCTTGGCCGATCTGCATCTATCAGAATTTTTGAATATAGAATTGATCCCTGGAGAAAAAGACGAAGTTACTCGCCTAATTTTTGATTCTCATGATCGGTCTGCATTCTCTAAAATTTCTTCCTTCACAGTAGGAGAGTTTCGTGACTTTCTTTTAAGGGAAAATACCGATTCAGAATTGATCTCTGAGATCCGAGACGGAATTACTCCCGAAATGGCTGCTGCTGTTTCTAAATTAATGTCCAATCAGGATTTGATCTTGGTTTCTAAAAAATCTCCTATAGTAACCAAGTTCCGAAATACGATTGGTCTTCCTGGAAGATTGTCTGCACGTTTGCAGCCAAATCATCCTACGGATGATCCCAAAGGAATTGCGGCAAGTATCTTGGACGGACTTTTATTAGGAAGCGGCGATGCAGTGATTGGTATAAATCCTGCCACGGATAATGTTCCTACAGTCATCGCACTTCTTAAGATGTTGGATTCTATCATCCAAAAATATTCCATTCCGACTCAATCTTGTGTGCTCTGTCATGTAACCACTTCTATGAAAGCGATGGAAGAAGGTGCCCCTCTTGATCTGGTATTCCAATCTATCGGAGGAAGCGAAGCTTTGAACAAAAGTTTTGGAGTGAATCTCAATATTTTAGAAGAATCCAGACAGATGGCTTTGGAGTTAAACAGAGGAACTGTTGGAAATAACGTAATGTATTTCGAAACAGGGCAGGGAAGCGGCCTGTCCGCCGGTGCTCATTTTGGTATAGACCAACAAACATTAGAAGCAAGGGCTTATGCAGTAGCAAAAAAATTCGATCCGCTTCTCGTGAATACAGTCGTCGGCTTTATAGGCCCGGAATATTTATATAATGGAAAACAAATCTTAAGAGCAGGGCTCGAAGATCATTTTTGTGGAAAACTTTTAGGTCTTCCGATGGGTGTGGATGTATGTTATACAAATCATGCAGATGCGGACCAAGACGATATGGATACATTGCTCACCTTACTTGGAGCTGCGGGATGTAATTATATTATGGGGGTTCCTGGTGCGGATGATGTGATGTTGTCCTATCAAAGTACTTCTTTTCATGATGCTTTATATTTACGTCAGATTTTTGGACTAAGACCTGCGCCTGAATTCGAAAGTTGGCTTTTAGAAAAAGGGCTATTCGAATCCACAGAACAATTTCTGCCTAAAGAAAATCAGAACAGAGTTCTTCTCGAAGAAATTTTAGAGGATAAGGCTGGATGA
- the eat gene encoding ethanolamine permease, which translates to MESKEEFSRTLGPWLLWGLGVGYVISGMYFGWNLGLPVGGTLGLGIATLLIILLYVCFSFSYTELACMIPKAGGAFDYGREALGNAWAYLVGTAQLIEFLFAPPAIAAAIGAYFSLFLPGIDPIWIAIFAYLLFTSLNILGVKFAASFEFGITILAVFELLLFSGLTLPSFSWEKFSSNPLPNGWTGALSSLPFAVWFFLAIEGVANVAEETKDPQKNILIGFGSALATLVVLCGLVFFSSIGVGGWEMIVYPETGAAASDYPLPLALRKLYGESGWAFHLLITIGLFGLIASFHGIILAGGRASFEFGRANFLPKFFGKIHPKFKTPANALIANTVFGIAALCTGKTSELITLSAFGALLLYFCSMISFFVLRKKQPDRERPFMVPGGKLLPSIALVLSAIVLTVCAWQHPILFGIFVLILGSGLFWARTSIFGK; encoded by the coding sequence ATGGAATCAAAAGAAGAATTTAGTCGAACTCTGGGTCCTTGGCTACTCTGGGGTTTAGGAGTCGGATACGTAATTTCAGGCATGTATTTTGGCTGGAACCTGGGTCTACCAGTGGGCGGGACCTTAGGTTTGGGGATTGCCACCTTACTGATCATTCTGCTATATGTTTGTTTTTCTTTCAGTTATACAGAACTCGCATGTATGATCCCCAAAGCGGGAGGAGCATTCGATTACGGTAGAGAAGCTCTTGGAAATGCCTGGGCCTATCTCGTCGGCACCGCCCAGTTGATAGAATTTTTATTTGCACCTCCTGCGATTGCCGCCGCCATCGGAGCCTACTTCTCTTTATTTTTGCCAGGTATAGATCCGATCTGGATCGCTATATTTGCATACTTACTCTTTACAAGTTTGAATATACTCGGAGTAAAATTTGCAGCATCATTCGAGTTTGGAATTACTATATTAGCAGTTTTTGAATTACTTTTATTTTCAGGACTTACACTTCCTAGTTTTTCTTGGGAGAAGTTTTCCTCCAACCCATTGCCTAACGGTTGGACCGGTGCCTTGTCTTCTTTACCTTTTGCAGTTTGGTTTTTTCTGGCGATAGAAGGAGTAGCAAACGTCGCAGAAGAAACTAAAGACCCTCAAAAAAATATACTGATCGGATTTGGATCTGCATTAGCTACCTTAGTTGTACTTTGTGGATTGGTATTTTTCTCTTCTATAGGAGTGGGTGGCTGGGAGATGATCGTATATCCAGAAACTGGTGCCGCCGCTTCTGACTATCCTTTGCCTCTTGCATTACGAAAATTATATGGAGAGTCCGGCTGGGCATTCCATCTTTTAATTACGATCGGACTATTCGGTCTGATCGCTTCCTTTCATGGAATCATTTTGGCTGGGGGAAGAGCCAGTTTTGAATTTGGAAGAGCGAACTTTCTTCCTAAATTTTTCGGCAAGATACATCCTAAATTTAAAACTCCTGCCAACGCATTGATCGCAAATACTGTTTTCGGGATCGCTGCATTATGCACTGGAAAAACATCAGAGCTAATCACATTGTCTGCATTTGGAGCTTTGCTCTTATACTTTTGTTCCATGATTAGCTTCTTTGTGCTCCGAAAAAAACAGCCAGATAGAGAAAGACCGTTTATGGTTCCAGGAGGGAAACTTCTACCTTCCATTGCTCTTGTTTTATCTGCGATCGTATTGACTGTATGTGCCTGGCAACATCCGATCCTATTCGGGATCTTTGTTTTGATTTTAGGAAGCGGATTGTTCTGGGCCAGAACTTCTATTTTTGGAAAATAG
- the ilvD gene encoding dihydroxy-acid dehydratase: MPHLRSRTSTHGRNMAGARALWRATGMKEGDFGKPIIAIANSFTQFVPGHVHLKDLGQMVAREVEKAGAVAKEFNTIAVDDGIAMGHGGMLYSLPSRDLIADSVEYMVNAHTADALICISNCDKITPGMLMAALRLNIPTIFVSGGPMEAGKVNWNGDIRKLDLVDAMVEAANENVPDELVEQIERSACPTCGSCSGMFTANSMNCLTEALGLSLPGNGSTLATHADRKQLFLTAGRLIVDLAKRYYEQEDESVLPRNIATHEAFQNAMSLDVAMGGSTNTVLHILAAAHEAGINFKMHDIDLISRRVPCVCKVAPATQKYHMEDVHRAGGVIGILSELDRAGLIHRDVPTVHSATLGKALEEWDIVRQNANSKAYALFSAAPGGVPTTEAFSQDKRWPELDLDRANGCIRDVEHAYSQDGGLAVLYGNIAPEGSIVKTAGVDESIWKFTGRARVMESQEEAVAKILGNEVVEGDVVVIRYEGPKGGPGMQEMLYPTSYLKSKGLGKACALLTDGRFSGGTSGLSIGHVSPEAAAGGIIGLVEEGDIIEIDIPDRSIHLRVSDAELSDRRDKMHDRGKDAWKPKSRKRTVSAALRAYAAMTTSAHTGAVRDVSQVEHQ, encoded by the coding sequence ATGCCTCACTTAAGATCTCGTACTTCCACCCACGGACGCAATATGGCCGGAGCCAGAGCACTCTGGAGGGCCACCGGTATGAAAGAAGGTGATTTTGGAAAACCGATCATCGCAATTGCAAATTCATTCACTCAATTCGTTCCAGGACATGTTCATTTAAAAGACCTAGGACAAATGGTCGCAAGAGAAGTGGAGAAGGCAGGAGCCGTTGCTAAAGAGTTCAATACCATTGCAGTGGATGATGGTATCGCCATGGGGCATGGCGGAATGTTATACTCTTTGCCGAGCCGTGATCTGATCGCTGACTCAGTAGAATATATGGTCAACGCTCATACTGCGGATGCACTTATCTGTATTTCAAACTGTGATAAGATTACACCGGGCATGCTCATGGCAGCTTTACGTTTGAACATACCAACCATATTTGTTTCCGGCGGACCAATGGAAGCTGGAAAAGTAAATTGGAATGGAGATATTCGTAAATTAGATTTGGTGGACGCAATGGTAGAAGCCGCCAATGAAAATGTTCCAGACGAACTTGTAGAACAAATAGAACGTTCTGCTTGTCCTACCTGCGGATCTTGTTCCGGAATGTTCACTGCAAATTCAATGAACTGTCTTACAGAAGCATTAGGACTTTCTCTTCCTGGTAACGGTTCCACATTAGCTACTCATGCGGACAGAAAACAACTCTTCCTAACTGCAGGAAGATTGATCGTAGATCTTGCAAAAAGATATTATGAACAAGAGGATGAGTCAGTTCTTCCTAGAAACATTGCTACTCACGAAGCATTCCAAAATGCGATGAGCTTAGATGTAGCGATGGGAGGATCCACAAACACAGTTCTTCATATTCTTGCAGCTGCTCACGAAGCTGGGATCAATTTCAAAATGCATGATATTGATCTGATTTCCAGAAGAGTTCCTTGTGTTTGTAAAGTTGCTCCTGCTACTCAAAAATATCATATGGAAGATGTTCATAGAGCAGGTGGAGTTATCGGAATTCTTTCAGAGTTAGATAGAGCGGGACTCATCCATAGAGATGTTCCAACAGTTCATTCTGCTACATTAGGAAAAGCTTTGGAAGAATGGGATATCGTTCGTCAGAATGCAAACTCAAAGGCATATGCTTTATTCTCTGCAGCACCTGGTGGAGTTCCTACAACAGAAGCATTTTCCCAAGATAAACGTTGGCCTGAATTAGACTTAGATAGAGCAAACGGATGTATTAGAGATGTAGAACATGCATACTCTCAAGACGGAGGACTTGCAGTTCTTTATGGAAACATTGCGCCTGAAGGTTCTATCGTTAAGACTGCAGGAGTAGATGAATCTATCTGGAAATTCACAGGAAGAGCCAGAGTTATGGAAAGCCAAGAAGAAGCTGTGGCAAAAATCCTAGGCAACGAAGTGGTAGAAGGTGACGTAGTTGTGATCCGCTACGAAGGTCCAAAAGGTGGACCTGGAATGCAGGAAATGTTATACCCTACTTCGTATCTGAAATCCAAAGGTTTAGGAAAAGCATGTGCACTTCTAACCGATGGAAGATTCTCCGGAGGAACTTCCGGTTTATCAATTGGACATGTTTCTCCGGAAGCAGCAGCAGGCGGAATAATCGGCCTTGTAGAAGAAGGTGATATCATCGAAATAGATATTCCTGATAGATCCATTCACTTAAGAGTGAGTGACGCAGAACTTTCGGATCGCAGAGATAAAATGCACGATAGAGGAAAAGATGCCTGGAAACCTAAGTCCAGAAAAAGAACGGTTTCTGCAGCTTTGAGAGCCTATGCAGCGATGACTACTTCTGCACATACCGGAGCTGTCAGAGACGTTAGCCAGGTAGAGCATCAATAA
- a CDS encoding iron-containing alcohol dehydrogenase family protein: MSKIALTLPSVQTPSELMDFLKKESDNPNFDLWLDQLSERARSGDKLVWSFLYQAIREADSGRLSWGFHKRLLSGIFHMLSRIGDSQSYRLFINYVKSLDRTIPTGALELIGDLIPTFKEIDIDEIISISSLNDPFKSAFGIYALAQVVLEDRIPEEKIEQVKSFLRDYHNPNYYLDHLVERTLEFLERDNSDILAFVEQLAS; the protein is encoded by the coding sequence ATGTCGAAAATTGCCCTTACTCTCCCTTCTGTACAAACTCCCTCTGAACTGATGGATTTCCTCAAAAAGGAATCAGATAATCCGAATTTCGACCTTTGGTTGGACCAATTGTCTGAAAGAGCAAGATCAGGAGACAAACTGGTTTGGAGTTTTTTATACCAAGCAATCAGAGAGGCAGATTCAGGCAGATTGTCCTGGGGATTTCACAAAAGACTTCTTTCCGGGATCTTTCATATGCTTTCTCGGATCGGAGATTCTCAGTCTTATAGATTATTTATCAATTATGTTAAGTCCTTGGACAGAACAATTCCGACTGGCGCCTTAGAACTAATCGGAGATCTAATTCCTACATTCAAAGAAATTGATATAGACGAGATTATTTCTATCTCTTCTCTAAACGATCCATTCAAATCCGCATTCGGGATTTATGCATTAGCTCAAGTTGTTTTAGAAGACAGGATCCCTGAAGAAAAGATTGAACAAGTAAAATCTTTCTTAAGAGATTATCATAATCCTAATTATTACTTGGATCATCTAGTAGAAAGGACTCTTGAGTTTTTAGAAAGAGATAATTCCGACATTCTTGCTTTCGTAGAACAGCTCGCTAGTTAA
- a CDS encoding acyl-CoA dehydrogenase family protein: MATKAPTDSSAAKQALSKSSAIIEQVTKALAAKCSSNGKVSVAKMDQNQFVQYQIAWLTSEQKIAENFIDYAWNDSLGTGELEKLMAQVFAAEAVSHIRTEFSSRASEYGISTQELVSKLFDDATNKFLEESSAIENYNHIADLIASSGSFGAYGLSEDHEMFRQTFKQFAEEVVAPKAEHVHRHDDIVPEEIIQGLRDMGCFGLCIPESYGGLQSNDKPDNISMLVVTEELSRGSLGIAGSLITRPEILSKALLKGGTDAQKEKWLPLIASGEKMGGIMVTEPNYGSDVAGVSVTAKKVDGGWSINGVKTWCTFAGYANLLLILVRTESDPELKHKGLSIVLAEKPSFTGHEFDYKQDGGGRISGKAIGTIGYRGMHSFEVSFEDYFVPEENLIGGEAGRGKGFYFQMEGFSGGRIQTAARANGVMQAALEAGLRYAQERQVFQKPIFDYNLTKYKIARMAMIVQASRQFTNTVAKLLDNHQGQMEATLIKFYASKVAEWVTREAMQIHGGMGYAEEYAVSRYFVDARVFSIFEGAEEVMALRVIAKSLMDQYSA, encoded by the coding sequence ATGGCAACGAAAGCTCCGACGGACTCTTCGGCGGCAAAACAGGCTTTAAGCAAGTCTTCAGCAATAATCGAACAAGTAACCAAGGCTCTGGCAGCTAAATGCAGCTCCAATGGAAAAGTTTCCGTTGCGAAAATGGATCAAAACCAATTCGTACAATACCAAATCGCTTGGTTGACCTCCGAACAAAAGATCGCAGAAAACTTTATTGATTACGCTTGGAACGATTCTCTCGGAACTGGTGAGCTTGAAAAATTGATGGCTCAGGTTTTCGCTGCAGAAGCTGTTTCTCATATTCGTACTGAATTCAGTTCCAGAGCTTCCGAATACGGAATCTCAACTCAAGAACTAGTTTCTAAATTATTCGATGACGCTACTAACAAGTTCTTAGAAGAATCCAGCGCGATCGAAAATTATAATCATATCGCTGACCTAATCGCTTCTTCCGGAAGTTTTGGAGCTTATGGTTTGAGCGAAGATCATGAAATGTTCCGCCAGACTTTCAAACAGTTCGCAGAAGAAGTGGTAGCTCCTAAAGCAGAGCATGTTCACCGCCACGACGATATCGTTCCAGAAGAGATCATCCAAGGTTTAAGAGACATGGGATGTTTCGGTCTTTGTATCCCTGAATCTTACGGTGGATTACAATCTAACGATAAGCCAGATAATATTTCCATGCTTGTTGTTACCGAAGAACTTTCCAGAGGATCTTTAGGGATCGCAGGATCTTTGATCACTCGTCCTGAAATTCTTTCTAAAGCATTATTAAAAGGTGGAACTGACGCTCAAAAAGAGAAGTGGCTTCCTTTGATTGCTTCTGGAGAGAAGATGGGCGGTATCATGGTAACAGAACCAAATTACGGTTCAGATGTTGCCGGAGTTTCCGTAACTGCTAAAAAAGTGGACGGAGGCTGGTCTATTAATGGTGTTAAAACCTGGTGTACTTTTGCAGGATATGCAAACCTTCTTCTTATACTTGTAAGAACAGAAAGCGACCCTGAGTTAAAACACAAAGGTCTTTCTATCGTTCTTGCGGAGAAGCCAAGCTTCACTGGCCACGAATTCGATTATAAACAAGATGGCGGCGGAAGAATTTCCGGTAAAGCAATCGGAACAATCGGTTACCGCGGTATGCACTCTTTCGAAGTTTCTTTTGAGGACTATTTTGTTCCAGAAGAGAACCTAATCGGTGGAGAAGCAGGAAGAGGAAAAGGATTCTATTTCCAAATGGAAGGTTTCTCAGGTGGAAGGATTCAAACTGCAGCTCGTGCAAACGGTGTGATGCAAGCGGCTTTGGAAGCTGGTCTTCGTTACGCTCAAGAGAGACAAGTTTTCCAAAAACCTATCTTCGATTATAACCTAACTAAGTATAAAATTGCTCGTATGGCGATGATCGTTCAGGCTTCTCGCCAGTTCACTAATACTGTAGCAAAACTTTTGGATAACCACCAAGGACAGATGGAAGCAACTTTGATTAAGTTTTATGCTTCTAAAGTTGCTGAATGGGTAACAAGAGAAGCTATGCAAATCCACGGTGGAATGGGTTACGCGGAAGAATACGCGGTTTCTCGTTACTTCGTAGATGCTCGTGTATTCTCCATCTTTGAAGGTGCAGAAGAAGTTATGGCTCTTAGAGTAATTGCAAAATCTCTAATGGACCAATACTCAGCTTAA
- a CDS encoding ankyrin repeat domain-containing protein, with protein sequence MLLTANVACATATIVTDTVDGKTDKVIERINRGENLESNNCGTPLYHAAKAGNKELVQLLLQKGANPNSRSSECIMSNDSGVIKKVGDRTPLIGANGKEIAEILLKAGANINQVAYYIASKNSQDEDLSYGLPISPLFTAILSGDYGLAEFYLNKGAKVNLYLIDGENIFLKFLNELSKTDQRAKVLKDKLIAKGAKSLDISAEAQKRIEKIKLSGTFHLIDNSTTKFPLNIIEGLDRDPTQFGFLTYDSVDGISHHAVEYNVSGTQQNFHEWQIIKMISFRNKK encoded by the coding sequence TTGTTGCTAACGGCTAACGTTGCATGCGCCACTGCCACTATCGTTACTGATACTGTAGATGGTAAAACTGATAAGGTAATCGAGCGAATTAATAGGGGCGAAAATTTGGAGTCCAATAACTGCGGAACTCCATTATATCACGCTGCAAAAGCGGGAAACAAGGAACTCGTTCAACTTCTCCTGCAAAAAGGAGCAAATCCAAATTCAAGATCTTCAGAATGTATCATGTCCAATGATTCAGGCGTGATTAAAAAAGTGGGAGATAGAACACCTTTAATTGGTGCGAATGGAAAAGAAATTGCGGAAATATTATTAAAAGCCGGAGCGAACATAAATCAGGTCGCTTATTATATTGCGTCTAAAAACTCTCAAGACGAAGATTTGAGTTACGGACTTCCAATCTCTCCATTATTTACTGCGATCCTTTCTGGTGACTATGGTTTAGCTGAATTTTACTTAAACAAGGGAGCAAAGGTAAATTTATATTTAATAGATGGCGAAAATATATTTTTAAAATTTCTAAATGAATTATCCAAAACTGATCAAAGAGCAAAAGTTTTAAAGGATAAGTTAATTGCCAAGGGTGCTAAAAGTTTAGATATCTCTGCTGAAGCCCAAAAGAGGATCGAAAAGATAAAATTATCCGGAACTTTTCATTTGATTGATAACTCTACGACCAAGTTCCCATTGAATATCATCGAAGGTCTTGATCGAGATCCTACTCAATTTGGTTTTTTGACCTACGATAGTGTGGACGGGATATCACATCACGCGGTGGAATATAACGTTAGTGGAACCCAGCAGAATTTTCATGAATGGCAGATCATAAAAATGATCTCTTTTCGTAATAAAAAATAA
- the mltG gene encoding endolytic transglycosylase MltG, with product MIFKNTFVRRSIVLLGILALSGVVAFFVTDEIKGGAVGAGQVKVDIIVEPGDSPTEVTENLSKNGLLKSSKYFLFLIKATRSAGKIKAGLYEINDGMDARKILQVITEGKVKLVTFTVPEGYNNRQIGDLLVKKNLIKSRADFLNAASKTELLREFKIPANNAEGYLFPETYSVPVNFPADKIARMMIKRFYVRLEKVPGAKELDPKKLHELVVLASVVEREAKKNEERPLMAGVFLNRLQQDIPLESCATIQYLFDKPHPRIFEKDLKIVSPYNTYMNKGYPPGPISNPGQPSLEAALMPTKTEYLFFLLKPDGFHYFSKSFKEHAEAKKKYIDVLYE from the coding sequence ATGATTTTTAAAAATACATTCGTGAGAAGATCCATTGTTTTATTAGGCATACTTGCACTTTCGGGTGTGGTCGCCTTCTTTGTTACAGATGAGATCAAAGGGGGAGCTGTAGGTGCTGGCCAGGTAAAAGTGGACATCATCGTAGAGCCGGGCGACTCTCCTACGGAAGTTACTGAAAATCTTTCTAAAAACGGATTATTAAAATCTTCTAAATATTTCCTTTTTCTAATTAAGGCAACCAGGTCCGCGGGAAAGATCAAAGCTGGTCTTTACGAGATCAACGATGGAATGGATGCGCGTAAGATCCTTCAAGTAATCACAGAAGGAAAAGTCAAACTTGTTACTTTTACAGTTCCAGAAGGTTATAATAACCGTCAGATCGGTGATTTATTAGTTAAGAAAAACTTAATTAAATCCAGAGCCGACTTTTTAAATGCAGCTTCTAAAACAGAATTATTAAGAGAGTTTAAGATCCCTGCAAATAATGCAGAAGGTTATTTGTTTCCTGAGACCTACAGTGTTCCTGTGAACTTTCCTGCGGATAAGATCGCAAGAATGATGATCAAAAGATTTTATGTTAGATTAGAGAAGGTTCCTGGTGCAAAGGAATTAGATCCTAAAAAATTGCATGAACTCGTAGTTCTGGCTTCTGTAGTAGAAAGAGAAGCCAAAAAAAATGAAGAAAGACCTTTGATGGCAGGCGTTTTCTTAAATCGCCTACAACAAGACATCCCACTCGAGTCATGTGCGACTATCCAGTATCTTTTTGATAAACCTCATCCTCGCATTTTTGAAAAAGATCTGAAGATCGTTTCTCCATATAATACTTATATGAATAAGGGATATCCGCCTGGTCCTATTTCTAATCCGGGACAACCTTCTTTGGAAGCAGCACTTATGCCTACTAAGACTGAGTATTTATTCTTCTTATTAAAGCCGGATGGATTTCATTACTTCTCTAAAAGTTTTAAAGAACATGCAGAAGCTAAGAAGAAGTACATCGACGTTCTTTACGAATAG